Proteins found in one Synechococcus sp. LA31 genomic segment:
- the sds gene encoding solanesyl diphosphate synthase produces the protein MATVAELLQPVEADLEALLSDLRSLIGAGHPILQAAAEHLFSAGGKRLRPGIVLLVSRALGTGGELGSRHRRLAEITEMIHTASLVHDDVVDEASTRRGVDTVHSRFNHRVAVLAGDFLFAQASWHLANLDDLEVVKLLSRVIMDLADGEVKQGLFRYDTGQSFETYLEKSYCKTASLIANSARAAGVLSGLPEQQLDDLYRFGRQLGLAFQVVDDILDFTGSDQQLGKPAASDLASGYLTAPALYALEEHPALAGLIEREFNEDGDLAQALDLVRSSQAIPRSRALAEGFANEAREAISWLPASESRSALLALPEFVLSRLY, from the coding sequence ATGGCCACGGTTGCAGAGCTGCTCCAGCCCGTCGAGGCCGACCTCGAGGCTCTGCTGAGCGATCTGCGCAGCCTGATCGGAGCAGGGCATCCGATTCTTCAGGCCGCAGCGGAGCATTTATTCAGCGCCGGCGGTAAGCGTCTGCGCCCAGGCATCGTGCTGTTGGTGTCGAGGGCGCTGGGCACCGGTGGTGAGCTGGGTTCCCGGCATCGGCGCCTGGCCGAGATCACCGAGATGATCCACACCGCCTCGCTCGTGCACGACGACGTGGTGGATGAGGCCAGCACCCGCCGCGGGGTGGACACCGTGCACAGCCGCTTCAACCACCGCGTGGCTGTTCTGGCCGGCGATTTCCTCTTCGCTCAGGCCAGCTGGCACCTAGCCAATCTCGACGACCTCGAGGTAGTGAAGCTGCTATCACGCGTGATCATGGATCTCGCCGATGGCGAGGTGAAGCAGGGCCTGTTCCGCTATGACACGGGCCAAAGCTTCGAGACTTATCTCGAGAAGAGCTACTGCAAAACTGCATCGCTGATTGCCAATAGTGCCCGCGCTGCTGGTGTGCTGAGTGGGTTGCCCGAGCAACAGCTCGATGATCTCTATCGGTTTGGCCGCCAGTTGGGTTTGGCTTTCCAGGTGGTCGACGACATCCTTGATTTCACCGGTAGTGACCAGCAGCTTGGTAAGCCTGCCGCTAGCGATTTGGCCAGTGGTTATCTCACGGCACCGGCGTTGTACGCGCTCGAGGAGCACCCTGCCTTGGCCGGGTTGATTGAGCGCGAGTTCAACGAGGATGGGGATCTGGCTCAGGCCCTTGACCTTGTGCGTAGCAGCCAGGCCATTCCCCGTTCCCGTGCTTTGGCAGAAGGCTTTGCCAATGAAGCCCGCGAGGCCATCAGCTGGCTGCCTGCTTCAGAGAGCCGGAGCGCCCTTCTAGCCCTGCCGGAATTTGTGCTCAGCAGGCTCTACTGA
- a CDS encoding HAD family phosphatase yields MVRPAACLFDLDGLLLDTEPLHAEAWQQAASHFGRPLQDEELLALRGRRRHDCADQVLQWINLSGAEHTPNREQLLAVRQPIAEALLVQAAPMPGAPELVHHCAELGVPMALATSSSKAAVALKASPHPWLELIAVRVHGDDPQLNRGKPAPDVFLLAAKRLSVEPNQCWAFEDSPAGVQAASSAGCHVHVLPPAHLNAEQRRTIYPGVEQYLTTLCDVIEQLY; encoded by the coding sequence ATGGTCCGCCCCGCCGCCTGCCTATTCGATCTCGACGGGCTTCTGCTCGACACCGAACCGCTGCACGCGGAAGCCTGGCAGCAGGCCGCCAGCCATTTCGGCAGGCCCCTTCAGGATGAAGAACTTCTGGCCCTGCGGGGCCGCCGCCGGCACGACTGCGCCGATCAGGTGCTGCAGTGGATCAACCTCTCCGGGGCGGAACACACACCCAATCGCGAGCAGCTGCTGGCAGTTCGCCAGCCCATTGCCGAAGCGCTGCTGGTGCAGGCAGCACCGATGCCGGGAGCGCCGGAGCTGGTGCATCACTGCGCCGAGCTCGGGGTGCCGATGGCCTTGGCCACCAGTAGCTCGAAAGCAGCGGTGGCCCTCAAGGCTTCGCCCCATCCCTGGCTCGAGCTGATCGCCGTGCGGGTGCATGGAGACGACCCGCAGCTCAACCGCGGCAAACCAGCACCCGATGTGTTTTTGTTGGCTGCTAAGCGGCTGAGTGTCGAGCCCAACCAATGCTGGGCGTTTGAAGATTCACCAGCGGGGGTGCAGGCCGCCAGCTCTGCAGGGTGCCATGTGCATGTGTTGCCGCCAGCCCATCTAAATGCTGAGCAGCGGCGCACGATCTATCCCGGCGTCGAGCAATATCTCACCACCCTCTGCGACGTGATCGAGCAGTTGTACTAA
- the acs gene encoding acetate--CoA ligase, which yields MSEAQIESVLQEQRVFEPPAELAAGAQIGSLQAYRDLAEQAAADPDAFWGAAARRELHWFEPFHTVLDWSNPPFARWFEGGTTNLSTNCLDRHLTGPRADKTALIWEGEPGDTRTFTYRQLHAEVCKAANALKALGISKGDLVALYMPMVPEAAIAMLACARIGAPHSVVFGGFSADALRDRLIDGKAKAVITADGGFRKDKPVPLKPAVDEALGINGGAPSVEHVLVVKRIDSNCAMQSGRDHWWHELVERQSADCPAEPMASEDRLFVLYTSGSTGKPKGVVHTTAGYNLWAHLTFQWIFDIQENDIHWCTADVGWITGHSYIVYGPLSNGATTVMYEGAPRPSKPGAFWEVIQKHRCTIFYTAPTAIRAFMKSGREVPDQYDMSSLRILGTVGEPINPEAWIWYRDVIGGNRCPIVDTWWQTETGGVMISPLPGATPTKPGSATLPLPGIQADIVDHDGNSQPADQGGYLAIRRPWPGMMRTVHGDPDRFRKSYWEEIRPADGSWLYFAGDGARRDADGYFWVMGRVDDVINVSGHRLGTMEIESALVSHPAVAEAAVVGRPDDLKGEGIVAFVTLEAGRSGDDSLIAELRGHVGKEIGPIARPDVIKFSDALPKTRSGKIMRRILRSLASGQEVSGDTSTLEDRSVLDALRV from the coding sequence ATGTCTGAGGCCCAGATCGAATCAGTGCTCCAGGAGCAGCGGGTGTTTGAGCCGCCGGCTGAGCTGGCAGCCGGGGCCCAGATCGGCTCATTGCAGGCCTACCGAGATCTGGCTGAGCAGGCGGCAGCTGATCCGGATGCCTTCTGGGGCGCCGCCGCCCGCCGTGAGCTTCATTGGTTTGAGCCTTTTCACACGGTGCTCGATTGGAGCAATCCGCCCTTTGCCCGCTGGTTTGAAGGTGGCACCACCAACCTCAGCACCAACTGCCTTGATCGCCATCTCACTGGCCCCCGTGCTGACAAGACGGCCCTGATTTGGGAAGGCGAACCCGGCGATACCCGCACCTTCACCTATCGCCAGCTGCATGCCGAGGTGTGCAAGGCGGCCAACGCGCTCAAAGCGCTGGGCATCAGCAAGGGCGACCTCGTGGCGCTCTACATGCCGATGGTGCCTGAGGCGGCGATCGCCATGTTGGCCTGTGCCCGCATCGGTGCTCCCCACTCTGTTGTGTTCGGCGGCTTCTCGGCTGATGCGTTGCGTGATCGTTTGATCGATGGCAAGGCCAAGGCGGTGATCACCGCCGATGGTGGCTTCCGTAAAGACAAGCCGGTGCCCTTGAAGCCGGCCGTGGATGAGGCCCTGGGCATCAATGGCGGGGCGCCGAGCGTGGAGCACGTGCTGGTGGTGAAGCGCATCGACTCCAACTGCGCCATGCAGTCTGGGCGGGACCACTGGTGGCATGAGCTTGTGGAAAGGCAGAGCGCTGACTGCCCGGCTGAGCCGATGGCCAGCGAAGACCGGCTTTTTGTGCTCTACACCTCAGGCTCCACAGGTAAGCCCAAGGGGGTGGTGCACACCACTGCCGGTTACAACCTCTGGGCCCATCTCACCTTCCAGTGGATCTTTGATATCCAGGAGAACGACATCCACTGGTGCACCGCCGATGTGGGCTGGATCACTGGTCACAGCTACATCGTCTATGGGCCTTTGTCGAACGGTGCCACCACCGTGATGTACGAGGGTGCACCGCGCCCGAGCAAACCCGGTGCCTTTTGGGAGGTGATCCAGAAGCACCGCTGCACCATCTTCTACACGGCACCCACTGCGATCCGCGCGTTCATGAAGAGCGGCCGCGAGGTGCCGGATCAGTACGACATGAGTTCGCTGCGGATCCTTGGCACCGTGGGTGAGCCGATCAACCCCGAGGCTTGGATCTGGTACCGCGATGTGATCGGCGGCAACCGTTGCCCCATCGTGGATACCTGGTGGCAGACCGAAACCGGTGGCGTGATGATCAGCCCCCTGCCCGGCGCCACGCCCACCAAGCCTGGTTCTGCCACGTTGCCGCTCCCCGGCATTCAGGCCGACATCGTCGACCATGACGGCAACTCCCAGCCCGCCGATCAAGGGGGCTACCTCGCCATCCGCCGGCCCTGGCCAGGAATGATGCGCACGGTTCATGGCGATCCGGATCGCTTCCGTAAGAGCTACTGGGAGGAGATTCGCCCCGCTGATGGCTCCTGGCTTTATTTCGCCGGTGACGGGGCGCGCCGCGATGCCGATGGCTACTTCTGGGTGATGGGCCGCGTCGACGACGTGATCAATGTGAGCGGCCACCGCCTCGGCACGATGGAAATCGAGAGCGCCCTGGTGAGTCATCCGGCTGTGGCTGAGGCCGCAGTGGTGGGCCGGCCGGATGATCTGAAGGGGGAAGGCATCGTCGCCTTTGTGACCCTGGAGGCCGGCCGCAGTGGCGATGATTCCCTGATTGCGGAGTTACGCGGCCACGTGGGCAAGGAGATCGGACCGATCGCGCGCCCGGACGTGATCAAATTCAGCGATGCTCTTCCCAAAACCCGCAGCGGCAAAATCATGCGCCGCATCCTTCGTTCCCTGGCGTCGGGCCAGGAGGTGAGTGGCGATACCTCCACCCTGGAAGATCGTTCGGTGTTGGATGCGCTGCGTGTGTGA
- a CDS encoding DUF1350 family protein: MSWRQRGSLWMLEPRGQAAKGVIQFIGGSYLAATPQLSYRRLLEALARQGLEIQAWSYVPGFDHQAQANEAWRLFRTARPESLAALRLGHSLGCKLHLLAPDNGRGCSGLAALSFNNFSAERSVPLLAELGPRLGIQSEFSPSPSETLRLAGANYRQPRNLLVRFNRDGIDQSRRLQAVLQERPSDHTQLLELPGDHLTPASAGLRQNLLGSWADDPSRQRQIDALAETICRWWSQAARQPA, from the coding sequence ATGAGCTGGCGCCAGCGGGGAAGCCTCTGGATGCTGGAGCCGCGAGGGCAAGCGGCCAAGGGCGTGATTCAGTTCATTGGCGGCAGTTACCTAGCGGCCACCCCCCAGCTCAGCTATCGCCGACTCCTGGAAGCCCTTGCACGCCAGGGACTGGAGATCCAAGCCTGGAGTTACGTGCCCGGGTTCGATCACCAGGCCCAGGCCAATGAAGCCTGGCGGCTCTTTCGCACGGCACGCCCGGAATCCTTAGCCGCTTTGCGCTTGGGCCACAGTCTCGGCTGCAAACTGCATTTACTAGCCCCCGATAACGGCAGGGGCTGCAGCGGTCTTGCCGCGCTGAGCTTCAACAACTTCTCCGCTGAGCGCAGCGTGCCGCTGCTGGCGGAGCTCGGCCCGCGTCTGGGGATCCAGAGTGAATTCAGCCCCTCCCCCAGCGAAACCCTGCGGCTGGCGGGAGCCAATTACCGGCAACCCCGCAACCTGCTGGTGCGCTTCAACCGCGACGGGATCGATCAGAGCCGGCGCCTTCAGGCGGTGCTGCAAGAGCGGCCAAGCGATCACACCCAGCTGCTCGAGCTGCCGGGTGATCACCTCACCCCCGCCAGTGCAGGCCTGCGCCAGAACCTGCTGGGCAGCTGGGCGGATGACCCGAGCCGTCAGCGGCAGATCGATGCTCTGGCAGAGACGATCTGCCGGTGGTGGAGCCAGGCCGCCCGGCAACCGGCCTGA
- a CDS encoding peroxiredoxin, producing the protein MPAALSTGDRAPLIALADQNGTERRSDQLGGKSLVLFFYPKDDTPGCTMEACAFRDSYADLQAMGAEVWGVSGDDAASHQRFAERHNLPYPLLVDRANQLRKAFGVPSVLGLLPGRVTYVIDSEGVIRHVFNNLLDGPAHRREAIEALKLLQSA; encoded by the coding sequence TTGCCAGCAGCCCTGAGCACCGGCGATCGCGCACCACTGATCGCCCTGGCGGATCAGAACGGCACTGAGCGCCGCAGCGATCAACTCGGCGGCAAGTCACTGGTGTTGTTTTTCTATCCCAAGGACGACACCCCCGGCTGCACGATGGAGGCCTGTGCCTTTCGCGACAGCTACGCCGATCTGCAGGCGATGGGCGCCGAGGTGTGGGGGGTGAGCGGCGATGACGCCGCCAGCCATCAGCGCTTCGCCGAACGCCACAACCTCCCCTATCCGCTGCTTGTAGACAGAGCCAATCAGCTACGCAAAGCCTTTGGTGTGCCGAGCGTGCTCGGTCTGCTGCCGGGTCGCGTCACCTACGTGATCGACAGTGAGGGGGTGATTCGCCACGTGTTCAACAACCTGCTCGATGGGCCTGCCCATCGCCGCGAAGCGATCGAGGCGCTCAAGCTCCTGCAGAGCGCATGA
- a CDS encoding 3'-5' exonuclease: protein MQAPPAEVPAAAAVESFDQPLGESLQVAAQPPADQSAEALPAPKPRPTAAVGEPQRLLILDTETTGLDPQCDRCIEVGAVLFDVPRRSVLSQVSFLLPCEQNPAQAVNGIDPTLTRQPQPWQQGLQWFEALLATADLVVAHNAAFDRQWFGMAPLPPVEKPWLCTMDDIRWPAERHLRSSPSVRDLALAYSVPVWAAHRALTDCIYLAQVFERCSDLEQLLAQGLEPRRLYRARLSYDERHKAREAGFRWNEPVNGAWSRKLSEREVALLPFPVVPVDGEQQRRTA from the coding sequence ATGCAGGCTCCACCGGCAGAGGTGCCTGCCGCTGCCGCTGTTGAGTCGTTTGATCAACCCTTGGGTGAATCACTGCAAGTAGCGGCTCAACCACCAGCCGATCAAAGCGCTGAGGCTCTGCCCGCCCCTAAACCAAGGCCGACAGCAGCTGTGGGCGAGCCGCAGCGGCTGTTGATTCTCGATACCGAAACCACTGGTCTTGATCCTCAGTGTGATCGTTGCATCGAGGTGGGGGCTGTGCTGTTTGATGTGCCGCGCCGCTCAGTGCTGAGCCAGGTGTCGTTCCTGCTCCCCTGTGAGCAGAACCCTGCCCAGGCGGTGAACGGCATCGATCCGACCTTGACCCGTCAGCCCCAGCCCTGGCAACAGGGGCTGCAGTGGTTTGAAGCGCTGCTGGCTACGGCAGATCTCGTGGTGGCTCACAACGCCGCTTTTGATCGCCAGTGGTTTGGCATGGCGCCGCTGCCGCCGGTTGAGAAACCTTGGCTGTGCACCATGGATGACATCCGCTGGCCGGCCGAGCGCCATCTGCGTTCCAGTCCTTCTGTTCGCGATCTCGCCCTGGCTTACAGCGTGCCGGTATGGGCGGCCCATCGAGCTTTAACCGACTGTATTTATTTGGCTCAGGTGTTTGAACGCTGCAGTGATCTCGAGCAGCTGCTTGCTCAGGGTCTTGAACCGCGCCGCCTCTACAGGGCACGCTTGTCTTACGACGAGCGTCACAAGGCCCGTGAGGCCGGTTTCCGCTGGAATGAACCGGTGAACGGCGCCTGGAGCCGAAAGCTGTCTGAGCGGGAAGTGGCTTTGTTGCCTTTTCCGGTGGTTCCCGTGGATGGAGAGCAGCAGCGCCGTACGGCCTGA
- a CDS encoding Rho termination factor N-terminal domain-containing protein has translation MNPKPQRQLHPLPRGLVELYGLLAVLFVLVPEWMADGALSGLRQGREGSLLPMPASAWQRIPELRLAAMNLRDLRQLAKELRLWGYSGLNREELSSSLLRKIQARRGKAL, from the coding sequence GTGAATCCCAAGCCCCAGCGCCAGCTGCATCCGCTGCCTCGGGGGCTGGTGGAGCTCTATGGCCTGCTGGCGGTGCTGTTTGTGCTCGTGCCCGAGTGGATGGCTGATGGAGCGCTCTCCGGACTACGCCAGGGCCGTGAAGGCAGCCTGCTGCCCATGCCCGCATCTGCCTGGCAACGCATCCCTGAACTGCGGCTGGCAGCCATGAATCTCAGGGATCTGCGCCAGCTGGCCAAGGAGCTACGGCTTTGGGGTTATAGCGGCCTGAATCGCGAGGAGCTGAGCAGCTCCCTTCTACGCAAAATCCAGGCCAGGCGAGGGAAGGCGCTGTGA
- the msrA gene encoding peptide-methionine (S)-S-oxide reductase MsrA produces the protein MFGLFEGLGGSKSQLVAPDAALAGRPDPIATAERHVVLGTALKAPLSTSQQETLFGCGCFWGAEKGFWRLPGVISTAVGYAGGFTPNPTYEEVCSGRTGHTEAVRVVWDVNAIDFSDLLKLFWECHDPTQGMGQGNDTGTQYRSAIYVNEPGLLMVAQASRDRYQQLLNASGKSTITTEIATNKPFFFAETYHQQYLARPGSRPYCSARPSGVLLDGFEGSHYKLPASVWSHFDWSIDHCVLRGDNTPIRL, from the coding sequence GTGTTTGGACTGTTTGAAGGACTGGGCGGATCAAAGAGCCAGCTCGTTGCACCAGACGCCGCCCTAGCCGGCCGCCCCGATCCCATCGCCACGGCCGAGAGGCACGTGGTGCTCGGGACCGCGCTGAAGGCCCCGCTGAGCACGAGCCAACAGGAAACTCTGTTTGGCTGCGGTTGCTTCTGGGGTGCTGAGAAGGGTTTTTGGCGCCTGCCCGGCGTGATCAGCACAGCCGTCGGCTACGCCGGCGGCTTCACCCCCAACCCCACCTACGAAGAGGTGTGCTCCGGCCGCACCGGCCACACCGAAGCAGTGCGCGTGGTGTGGGACGTGAACGCGATTGATTTCAGTGATCTGCTCAAGCTGTTCTGGGAATGCCACGACCCCACCCAGGGCATGGGCCAGGGCAACGACACCGGCACCCAATACCGCTCCGCGATCTATGTGAACGAGCCTGGGCTGCTGATGGTTGCCCAGGCCTCCCGTGATCGCTACCAGCAACTCCTCAACGCCTCTGGCAAGAGCACCATCACCACCGAGATCGCTACCAACAAGCCGTTCTTCTTTGCAGAGACCTACCACCAGCAGTATTTGGCCCGCCCCGGCAGCCGCCCTTACTGCTCAGCTCGTCCCAGTGGCGTGCTGCTCGATGGCTTCGAAGGCTCCCACTACAAGCTGCCCGCCTCGGTGTGGAGCCACTTCGACTGGTCGATCGACCACTGCGTGCTGCGGGGTGACAACACCCCGATTCGCTTGTGA